The Candidatus Nomurabacteria bacterium genomic sequence CATTGCACCAAAAGCGAGTTATCTACTTAACGTGCCGTACAGGATCTTCGTCGAAATCGTTTTGTTTGGACTAACGTGCGTTCTTCTAGCACTATATGGAAAGATTGGACCTGCAATAGCCCTGGGGTTGGCTTTCAGCGTAAATGAAATGTTATTACTATACTGGAAACAATAAATGGAATTGCCTGAAAACGCTCCTGTACGGCGCAGACAAAGCATCGAGGTGTATGCCTCGGTGCATCTTGTGTGGTCCCTAATGTCAGAAATTGAACAGTGGCCCAAGTGGAATACCGACATAAAATCGGCGCGTCTACTAGGTAATCTGCGACCTGGAACAACGTTCAAATGGAAGGCAGGTCCTGGAACTATCACATCTACAATTGAAGCGGTAGAACCGGAAAAGATGATTGGTTGGTCTGGAAAACTTCCGGGTATTTTAGCCGTGCATATTTGGCGAATTGAAGGTAACAACAAGAAAGTTGTTGTTACGACCGAGGAATCATGGAGCGGAATCGTCCCAAAGTTATTCAGA encodes the following:
- a CDS encoding YrdB family protein, which encodes MEAIKSLNIAIRFLLEICLLISAGYIGYKLTNIPYVKYGLAISIPILVACIWGIFIAPKASYLLNVPYRIFVEIVLFGLTCVLLALYGKIGPAIALGLAFSVNEMLLLYWKQ
- a CDS encoding SRPBCC family protein; this encodes MELPENAPVRRRQSIEVYASVHLVWSLMSEIEQWPKWNTDIKSARLLGNLRPGTTFKWKAGPGTITSTIEAVEPEKMIGWSGKLPGILAVHIWRIEGNNKKVVVTTEESWSGIVPKLFRKYSEQTLEKAINDGLLLLKHAAENQYHSHS